The genome window GCGTATCAGGATGATGCCGTAAAAAACCTCGTCATCGTCCATTTTGCCAAATATGCGATAGCCATGTTTGAGGGAAAGTATCGTTTGATAGGGGTTGGGCATGGCGAAGTCGAAATGCCCGGCGTAGAGTTTTTTTTCGAATTCCCCGTAGTTGCGGGACGCCTCCAATTTGAAGCGCGCTTCCGGGATATGGCTGTTCATGTAGTCCACGATCGGTCCGTATACGTCCATCAGACGCTGGGGATTATGCAGGGGATGAATACCGACCACGTACTCCGTCGCCTGCGACTGGCTCCTGGGGCTCAGGCTGGGCTGGTAAGCGCTTTCTTCCTGTTTGCCGCAAGCCGTCGCCAACAACAGCGCCGTGGCGAGCATGACCCACCCGCTTATATTCCTGTGAATGGAGTTAAACATTGCAGTCTCCGGATGAAAACGCCGTAACGGGCGACAATCCCGCATATCAATTTCCGACGGCAAGGGAGCTGAACAGTTACGATTTTTCAGCCGCAGATTTCAGCGGCAATTCAAACCAGAAAGTGCTGCCACAACCTTCGCCTGCCGATTCCACGCCTATTCTACCGCCATGATGCTCCACAATCTTGCGGCACAAAGCCAAACCGATTCCGGCGCCTTCGAAGCGCGTGCGGGCTTGCAGGCGTGAGAAAACCTTGAATAAGCGTTCGCTCTGATTCGGGTCTATGCCGATGCCGTGATCGCGGATCGTCACCCGGAACAGCGTGGGCGTGGCAGCTGCATGGACTTCCACGCGCGGCGGCTGATCCGGTTCATGATATTTGAGCGCATTGCCGATCAGGTTTTGCAGCAATCGCATCAATTCGTCGCGGCTGGCGACCAGTTCCGGCCAATCGCCCGTCACCTCTACCGTTGCAGCGCCGGAAGTGATACCCGGCTTAAGCATGGTCAGCGCCTCATCCAGTACCTCACGACTGGAAACAGGCGTTATCGGATCGGTTTTGCGGCCAATGCGGGAGTAGTCCAGCATCGCGAGGATCATCCGGTCCATGCGCGTCGCGCCGTCGATAGCGAATATCATGTACTGGCGGGTATCTTCGTCGAGCTGTTCATCCAGCGCTTTTTCTATAAGCGACATGTAACTGGTGACCATGCGTAGCGGCTGGCGCATGTCGTGGGAAACGGCATAGGCGAACTGATCCAGCTCGGCATTGGAACGCTTGAGCTCCTCTTCCACCTTTTTGCGTGTGGTGATATCGCGTGCAGCGGCGAATATACCGGCCACGTTCCCTTGTATATCGCGGTAAAGCGTCGTGTTGTAAAGCACATCGGTCAGCTTGCCTGAAGCATGGCGGATTGCAAGCGGGTAATCGGTCACGGAGCCCTGTTCGAACACCTGCCGATAACCGGCGCGCGCTTTTTCCGGCTCGGTAAAATAATCGGAAAAATCGCTGCCTATGAGCCTGCCGCGTGTTACGCCGGTGGCATTTTCGGTGGATGCATTGACATCCATGATTCTGCCGTCGGCACCTATCGTAACCAGAGGATCAAGGCTGGCTTCAATCAGGCTGCGCGCGTAAAGCGCGCTTTCGCGCAACGCCTCTTCCGTCTGCTTGCGCTCGGTGATTTCCATCGTCAACTCGGCTGTGCGCTCTTCGACACGCTGCTCCAGTTCCGCCTGGGATGCGCGCAGAGCGCGCTCCGTGTCGCATAGCCTGTCGTAGGTGCGCGCATTGGCAATAGCCACGCGCAATACGGGCATGAGCAGGAGCGCCAAATTCAGATAGGCGCGTTGCCGTTCGGCATTCAGAATTTCTTCCACCGCCACCAGGCCCATCGTTTGTTCGCCGTAGATGATGTGAAAATAGAAGCCCTGGATTGTATCCAGCACGCCATGGGGCTCGGGTCGTTGCAGGAGTCGTAACAGCATATCCGAATTCCCGCTACCCGCCGGGTGCGAGAAATATTGCCATGCGTCATTATCGCCGGAGAGCAAAAGGTGCACCGCCCGCGGCGCGCAAAGCACAGTGAACAGTTCGAGGATGTCGCCGATGATGCATTGCTCCCCCTGATAAGGCATCAGACGGCCGATGAAATCGTAGGCCATGGTAAAATCGGCCAAACGATGCTGGTTTTCCGCGATTTGCCAGGTATAGCGGGTATTGGTTTCCTGAAGCTCCCAGCGCAACAGCGTATTGGAGAGCGTCGCGCGCAGCAGATCGAGTCCGGCTGGAAGCGTCTCCAGCGGTACCCCCGTGGCGGATGCGAAGATCGCTCCCTCCGCCTCGGTCAGCGAAGCCGCCCCGAGATCGATCACCACCCAGGCTCGTACGGACTCGGTGTAATACGCGCGCAACTGCTCCGGCGTCATGTCACGGCACAGCGTAGTCTCCGGCCAGACCCGCACCATGGACGGCGTCAACAGGTGTGCGCCTCGGGCCAGCAGTTCCGTCACCGCGCCGACGCCCAGCACGAGTTCGAAACACGAAGCCAGCGTTGCCGGGCAAGCCGGTAGACCGGAACAAGCACCCATCAGGCGGAGCGTCGGCAGGGTTGGTTGCGGCGGGATTTCCTCGGTGAAGGCCGAGCAGGGGCGGTCGTCGCAAGCGCCGCGGATCGGCACGATCTCGACATCGCTCCTGCCCTCCGCCGCCAACGCCGCTTTGATTTCGTCGGCAAAGAAGGCGCAGACGGCGAGTCTCAGCCCGGGCTTCAGCGGGATGCTCGCCATGCATCCACCCAGGTAAGAGGATATTGCCCCCAGCGTCTGACGCTCTCGGCTACCGCCAACAGCACGGCATCCGGCACATCGAAAGGGATTTCGCCATGGTGATCGGTCAGAACGAAGCCGCCGCCCACGCCGGCGGCGGCAATGGCGTTCTTGACTTGACGCTCCGCTTCCGCCTCGTTCCAATGGAGCATGGCAAGGCCGTTGAGATTACCGAAAATAGACGCGCGGCGGCCGACAGCGGCCTTAACTGCGGCGAGATCGTCGTCGGCGGAAATAGCGACGCCCTGGGTTCCTGTCGCGAGCACATCGGGGAGGATGGACAGGGCGCGGCCACTGGCAAAATGGGTAACGGTCGGCCCGGCGATGCGCGCCAGGGTGCGACGGGCGATGGGTTGTCCCAGGCGGCGATAAAGTTCCGGCGTCAGAATCGTGCTGGAACTCACCGGATCGGAGTAAACCAGCGCGGTGGCGCCCGCAGCCAACTGCGCATTGGCCCAGGCAACGCAAAACGTCTCGTTGATCGACCACAGCGGTTCCAATGCCTCGGGAGCGTCCATCAGCATTTGTAAATAGGCCGGAAAACCCATCTGCATGACAGGCAGGGAGAAGGGCGACACTACCACGCCGACCACCGGCACCGCGCCTTTTGCCGCGGCGCTGAGCAGCGACTGCGCTTCCAGCAGGCGGCACAGCGCCGGGCATTCCTCTATGCGCGGGACACCAAGTCCGGCGATATCGTCCGGCGACCGCACGATGGGTTCTCCTGCATTGGGCGGTCCGCGGTCGTAAAAGCGGACTTCGCCGCCGAATGCTTCGAACTCAACGGCCGAGTAAGAGGGGCCACAGAGAAAATCGTTGCCATAGCGCTGCCGAAAGCGCAGTTGCGACTCCGCCATCAAGCGCGGCGAGCGGAAGTATTCCTGCAGCGGAACGCCCATTTCCGCAGCGCCCTGGACGGTCAGCGGTAGAAAGAGCGGCACGCGATCCGGCTCGTGCAAGCCGATTGTGGTCATAACGCGCTCCATGGAGGTCATTTCGCAGTGTGGCGTTTCAGGCGGCATGGCGGTGCTCCAGAAAATGACGGACCAGACGGATGGCATCGGTGGAGCTTGCACCCATGGCGTCGGCGCCCACCTCCCGCCACAGTTGCGGATCGAGACGAAACGCCGCCCCGCCCACATAAAGACGATGGAGGCAAACCAGGCGCCGTATTTATTCCTTACGAAATGCACGCCCAAGCCTTGCCGGTCGAGTAAAGGAACGCAGGAAGGGCTTTGCTATATTCCAATACTTCCGGGATTCAGGCCTGAAACCCCTGGTTGTCGGGCCGAACAGGCTTCGACAGACTCTGCCCGGAACAGAGCTTGTTGGTAAATGCCGCTTTTAGCGTAACGGGTAACTCGAAAACGACAGCTATGCCACCCAGAGGCGAGGTTTCAATCTCTATGTTACCCCCCATACTCTCGACTATGCGACGCGCGATGGCCAAGCCGATACCGATACCGCCTGCGGGCCTGGTCGCCAAACGCTCGAACACTTCGAACACGCGCGTCCGGTATTCTGCTGGAATACCGGGACCATTATCTTCCACCCGCAGATAGGTCACGGTTTCCCGTTGCCCGCCGCTGACACGGATCCGTGTTTGCGCCTCAGGCAGCCTGTGAGTGAGGGCATTGTCGAGCAGAACTTCCAACAGATCGATGAATCGGGGTTTATCCAACAGGACGAGCGGCAAAACTCCGGTTTCCAGCGTCGCATCGGCGGCGGCCAGACGGGGAGCGAATCGCCGCGACAGCTCGGCCAATATTGAAGCGGTATCCTGCATCGCCACCTGTCCACGAGGAACGCCGGCCGAAAGATAATGCTCTATGCCTCGCACCAAATCACGCATCAGAACACCGCTTTGCTCAATGTAAATCAGTGACTGCCGGGCCTCCTCGTCATCAAGGCGGTCGCCCAGGCGGATACGCAGGCGTTGGGCGTAGGAGACCAGCCGCCGAGCCGGCTCTTGCAAATGATGCGCGGAAATCTCGGCAAATCGCTGTAGTTCGGTCTGGCTTAACTCCAGCTCCCTTATCAGGCTGCGCGCATAAAGTTCGCTTTCGCGCAACGCATTTTCCATCTTTTTGCGCTCGGTGATATCGCGGGCGATTTTCGAAGCGCCGACGACCCGGCCTGCCTTGTCGCGGATAGGCGAGACAGTGACGGAAATGTCGATCCGGCGGCCGTCCTTACAGACGCGTTCCGTTTCATAAGGCTTGACCGATTTGCCGGACCCGATGGCGGCGAGCAATATGTCTTCCTCGTCGCGGCGCTCGGCAGGAATGAGGACAAGTGCCGATTGCCCAATGATGTCCTCCGCCGTGTAGCCGAAAACCTTTTCCGCGGCCCGGTTCCAACTGGTGACGATGCCGTCCAGCGTCTTGCCAATGATGGCATCCTCGGACGATTCGACGATGGCTGCCATCAGCGTCCGCTCTTTCTGCAACCCCTCTTCCGCCGACTCCTTCGCCAATCTCAGAGCCTCCTCGGCTCTCTTCCGCTCGGCGACCTCTGCGCGAAGATGTTCGGTGGCTCGCACCTGTTCTCCCGCCTGTCTTTCCACCTCGATTTGCATCTGGGCTCTGGCCGACTGGAGAGCCAGTCTACGAAGACGTTGAACCTGTTTTTCCAGTAGGGTATTGCGTGTTTGCTCAGCCGGCATGTCGTCAATATCCGGCGAATGGGTTAGCTCACTCTCCAGCCAGCGACGATATTCGTTTTCCATCGCCTGGAGTTTGGCCTTGGAACCCCAGCGTTCAAAGCAGATATAGGCCTGCTGCCAGTATATCTGGGCTAATCGGCCGCTGCCGCATTCTTGCCAGAAACGAGCCGCCCGCTCGTTCGCGATGCCTTCCCACTGGACAAAGCCACCTGCCCCGGCTCGGTCGATAGCCTGCTCATAGCACGCCATGGCCTCCGTGGCGCGGCGGTCGAGCCGAGCCAGTTCCGCAGCCGCCAGCTGATACTGGTGCTCGAAATTTTCCGGGCAATAATCCGTCCAGAGGCGAAGCTGGGCAATGATCCACTCCAGTTCGGCGCGCCGTTCGGCCTGTCGCCTTTCGTCCGCATCCGGCGCAAGCGCCGTGAGGATGAGCAGGCGCGCAAAGCGATGCTCCGGCCAGGGCAGCAGTCCCTGCATGCCCACCGTGTAGAGGATAGCTTCCGCCTGACCGGACATTTCCAGGGCGGCATCGTAACGGCCCAGCAGCAGCAGGGAGAAGGTCTTCAGGATCTTGTAGATACAGGTGACCTGGATGTTGCGGTGCGCCTCGACCGCCCCCAGATAGTCGACTTCCGACAAGGATTCGCATCCGGATGTATTTTCTTCAGCGTCCGAAAGAGAAGAAAATATCCGTAGCCCCCCCTCCAGAAGATCAATGGCCCATTGGTTGAAGCGTGTCCGGGTAAAAGCGAGCGAGCGTTGCGATTCTTCAATCAGATCGTCCAAGGCAACGCCCTGGTAGAAGCGGCAATACATGTTGTGCCCGAAGGCATAGGCGGTATATTGCAGGTTACCCGATTGCAGGCCGATTTCACAGGCCTCGGCATAGTCTTCGCTCCCTCTTTTGAGAGGGTGGAACCAGTGCCGTACCGAGCTGCCGAACATCAGCGCGTACACACTCCGGTCGGAAGGAGAGTGGAAAGTATGGGTCATGAGCCGCGTAGCGAGTTCACCGAACTCTCTCGCGAGGGCAAGGTCATTGGCGACCCAGCAGAGCAGCCCTGCAAAAGCGGGATGACTGTAGCCCACCTGCTCGATATTGCCGTAGCGGAGCGTCAGGTTGACCACCTTCGGCACGATCACGCCCCAGAGCCGCTGGTGCGAACGGTAACAAGGCGGCCCCATGGTGATGAGTATCTTCGCTGCCATGCGCATCTCCGGATGATTCATGACCGGCAAATCGGCGAGCGAGGCGACCGAGCGGCCCATAAGACTGCGGCGCACGAGGTCGATCTCGGTCTCGCACGCTGTCTCATAGCCTTTCTCGGGAAGGATGATCCCAAGGGCGGCCAAGGCGAGCTGGCCCGCGGCAATAGCCTCCGGGTAGCGGGCCAGCAGGGTATTCTGGACAATCAGGATATTGAGTACTCCCGCTTTCTCAATCGGTGTGCGGGCGTGGGCTGCCGCCTGCTCGACGCATTGTTCGGCCGCTGTCCGGTCTCCTTCGAGAAATTCGCTTTCCGCCCATTCCTGCAATAACGAAAGCGCCAGTTCGTGGCGGGTGCTCCAGAGATGTTCGGCAAAGGAGGGAATTGCGAGGAAATGACCCGCCGCGCGATGAAACTGGAGAGCCGCCCGGTAGGCGGTGGCGGCCCGGGCCTTGCATGCCGCAGCCACATTCAGTTCGACTGCCTGTACCTGTTCGGCGGTATCCTCTATCAGCAGTTGTCCGATGTTCAGGTGCTCGGCTACCTCAAACAATCGTTCGGCCAGTTGTTCCGGGCCAAGGCGGGCCAGAAGCAGCCGGCCGATCTCCAGACGGACCGAAGGCAGATCTTCGGAAGGGATCAATCCATAGGCGGCTTGTTGCACCCGGTCGTGGACGAACATGAATCCTGGCGGCGCGTCATCCCCAGCCGTCGGCACAACCATTTCCTGAGTGGCGAGCAGGAGGGACCGGCATTCGTCAGGACTCCGCCCGCTGATGACCGCCAGGCTGCCCAGGTCGAAATGACTGCCCAGGCACGCCGCCCGGGCGAGCAGATCCCGGCTGCCTTGATCAAGACGAAGGAGCCGAAGACGAAAGAGTTCCACCACGTCCTCGGGCAGTCCGGCAACGCCTGCTGTTTCCATCGTCCAGCGCCAGCAATCGCTGCGCTGGTCGAAAAGAATCAAGCCGAAATCGTGAAGAAATGCAAGCGAAGCCTGCGTGAAAAAAGGATTGCCTCCGGTCCGGCTGTGGATGAATTTGGCGAGCGCTTCGGGATTTTCGACCGCTGGCTGGAGCAGGTCTTTCACCCAGGCCGTCACCTCCTTCACCCCAAGGTTGCCTATCTCGATAACGCTGACCGGAATGTTCTGGCGGCGGAGCTCTTCCACGGTGACGACCAGCGGATGAGCGCGATCCACCTCGTTGTCCCGATAGGGAGCGATCATCAGCAAATAACGGAGAGTGGTTCCTATCTGCAACTGTTTGAGCAGTTCGAAAGAAGCGGTGTCCGCCCACTGCCAGTCATCGATAAACAGCACCACCGGATGTTCGGGCCGGCAGACCGCAGCAAAGAAGTTTCTAAGAACACCTGCAAAGCGATGTCTGGCCTCCAGCGGACTGATCTCCGTCACCACCGGCTGTGGGCCGAGCAGGGAATCGAATTCCGGGACCAGATCGACCAGCAGACGGCCCAGGAAACCCACCGCCTGCTGCAATGTGGATTTCCATTGCTGTCGCAATGGCTCGTCCTCGGATTGCAATTCGCGGGCGAGTCCGGCCAGGGCCTGCCTGAGCGCGAAGTACGGGATATTCTGCTGGTACTGGTTGAACTTGCCCTGAAGGAAAAAACCATTCCGGTTCCGTACCGGTCTTCGAATCTCCTGCACCAGGGCGCTCTTCCCCACCCCGGAATAACCGGGTACCAGAACTATTTCGCCCTGTCCAACGCTGATCCGGTCAAACGATTCCATGAGGGAGGCGGCAGCCTGTTCGCGGCCATACAGACGATGCGGCCTTGCAAGCCGTCTTGTCCAGTCGCCCGGGTCCATGGGACTAGCCTGGGCGTACGAGTTCATGATCAGGAAATCCGTTCATGCAAAGACTTTTCATGTGAGGGTGTCCTCGGCAATTCAAACCAGGAGGTGCTGCCGCAGCTTTCACCCGCCAATTCCACGCCTATCCTGCCGCCATGATGATGCTCCACAATTGTACGGCACAGAGCCAAGCCAATCCCGGCGTATATCCTTCCGTAAACCGCGGCTCCCATCAGGACGGAACAGAACGTTACCCAGGTAATGCCCGACCCGAGGATATAGAAAGACCCGATACGGACCAACGCGGCGACGGCAAATAGATAGGGGTTCACCTTCATTTTGAAAAGAAACAGCTTCTCCACGCTACACACTGCCGGTTTCATGAAGTGCGTTCAGTATGGCCGGATAATCGAAATTTTCCGCGAGCAGGAACAATATGCGGCTTAACTCGACATCCGTTTTACCGGCCTGCTGTATGGCCGAGCCGATGCGTTCGCTGTCCAGACTCTCCAGGGCTTCCCTGAGTTCTTCGCGCAATGCCTCCGGTAATTCGATCAGCATCGAAGACGTCAGCGTTACAGGCATACTGTATTCCGCAGCCATATCGGAATGGTAGAGGTATTTGACGCCCAGTTGACGCGCCAGGCTGTCATAGATTTCTTCGAAACGGTAAGGTTTGCGCACGAAGTCGTCCATCCCGGCATCAAGCATTTCCTGTTGTTGTTCCATGAACGCCGAAGCGGTTACCGCAACGATCTTTACCGTCTGTCCCTCGGGCAGCCGGCGAATGCATCTGGCGGCTTCCTCGCCGTTCATGACCGGCATGCGCCTGTCCATCCAGATCAGGTCGGGATGCCAATCCTGGAAGAGCTTCACGCACTGCTCGCCGTTCTCCACCACTTTCACATCAAGACCGATGGCGGTCATCAGCCTGCTGAGCAGCAACTGATTTTCATATTGATCCTCGGCGATCAGGATACGGTAGCCGGGCTGTCCCGGAGCAAGCCCCACCACATCGCCGTGTTTATTGTGCTCCGGCTTGACGGTATCGGCTATGCTGGCCGCCTCCACCGGCAATTCCACTCGGAACCGCGACCCCTTGCCCGGCATGCTTTCGACGGCGATGGTTCCTCCCATAAGCTGCACGAACTGGCGGGTGATGCTCAACCCAAGGCCTGTGCCGCGCTGCATCGCTCCCTCCGCCAGTTGCACGAAGGGTTCGAACAGGCGTTGCCGGTCTTCCGGGCTGATGCCGGGGCCGGAATCCTCGACTTCCACCACCAGGGTCGGCAAAGCACAACGTTTCACGCCCAGCCGGATGGTTACTCCGCCCTGTTCGGTAAATTTCACCGCGTTGCTGACCAGATTGACCAAAATCTGGCGCAGGCGCGCTTCGTCGCCCTTGATGTAGCGCGGAAAATCGGAATCCTGGTCGAGCAGGAGTTGCAGTCCTTTTTCCCTGGCGCGTAACTGCATCATCGTTGCGACATCCCTCACCATTCCGCCCAGGTCAAACGGGGCGATCACCAACTGCTGACGCCCTGCCTCGATTTTTGCCATCTCCAGCACATCGTTGATCAGGCTCAGCAGATGCTCCCCGCTACGATTGATGACATCGAGATTGCCGCGCTGACTTTCGGTCGCGCCCGGGTCGCGGCGCATCATGCTGGAGAAACCGAGTATCGCATTCAGCGGAGTGCGCAGCTCGTGGCTCATATTGGCCAGAAAAAGGGTTTTGGCATGATTGGCGGCCTCGGCCGCGTCGCGCGCCAGCAGTAGTTCCCCGGTACGTTGCCGGATCGTTTCCTCCAGTTGATCCTTGTAACGTATGAGCTCTTCCTCTGCCCGCTTGCGTTCGGCCTGCGAACGCAGTGCGGTGATACCGAAAGCCAGATCATTCGCCAACTCATTCAGCACCCCGGCTTCCCGGTCATCGAATGCGTTCCCCTCGCCTGCATAGACGCTTAATGCGCCATACGTCTTGTCCTCGCTGATAAGCGGCAGCGCAATGACTGCCTGATAGCCGCGCTGGAGAGCCTCGTCCTGAAAGGAAGCAAAGGACGGATCGCCTTGAATGTCGCGCACCAGGCAGGGCTTCCCGGTGCGAATCGCAATCACGGCCGGTCTTTGACCGTGCTCGCTGTCGGCCCAGCCAAGTTGGAACAAATCGATATATCCCGCATCGAACCCGGCATGAGCCATAGGTCGCAGGGTTTTGGTCTCATCCTGTTCCGCGAACGCGACCCATGCCATACGGTAGCCTCCCACTTCGATGGCGATCCTGCACACCTCGCTCAATAACGCTGTTTCCTCGGTAATGCGTATCAGGGCTTGATTAAAGTCGCTCAACATCCGCAACGCACGGTTGGCCCTGGCAAGCTCCATTTCCGCCCGCCTGCGTTCGGAAATATCCTGCGTGATGCCGACAAAGTGGCCTATTTCCCCGGTTTCTTCCCGTACCGGTGAGATGATCAGCTCCTGGTGGTAGAGACTGCCGTCCTTGCGTTTGTTTATCAGCTCGCCGCGCCAGACTTGACCGGCGAGAATACGCCGCCACATCGCTTCGTAGAAGGCGTTGTCCTGTTCGCCGGACTTCACCAGCTCTGCGGGCCGATGACCGCGGGCTTCCTCCATCGTATATCCGGTGAGCCGGCTAAAGGCCGGATTGGCCCATTCGATATGGGCGTCCCGGTCAGTAATAATGATACCGCTGGGCGCAGTGCTGATGGCGTTCATCAGCAGACGATTATGGGCTTCCATTTCCATCCGATGCAGCGCGTAGTGTATGCTGCGGGTCAGCCCCTTATGGCCGAAATCGCCCTTGACCATATAATCGGTGGCCCCGGCATCCAGCGCTTTCAGCGCGAAATCGGTATCGTCGCGGCCGGTCAATATGATGATCGGGATCGCCTTCGCCAACTGCCGGGCGGCGCGGACGGTTTCCAGACCTTCCGAATCGGGAAGCGTCAGATCCAGCAACAACACATCGAAGCGGGATACCGCCAGCTGCTGTTGGGCTTCGCTGATCGAACCGACCCAGGTGACGGCGAAACGCGCCAGGGAGGCTTGCCGCAACGCGATTTGCGTC of Candidatus Methylospira mobilis contains these proteins:
- a CDS encoding AAA family ATPase — encoded protein: MNSYAQASPMDPGDWTRRLARPHRLYGREQAAASLMESFDRISVGQGEIVLVPGYSGVGKSALVQEIRRPVRNRNGFFLQGKFNQYQQNIPYFALRQALAGLARELQSEDEPLRQQWKSTLQQAVGFLGRLLVDLVPEFDSLLGPQPVVTEISPLEARHRFAGVLRNFFAAVCRPEHPVVLFIDDWQWADTASFELLKQLQIGTTLRYLLMIAPYRDNEVDRAHPLVVTVEELRRQNIPVSVIEIGNLGVKEVTAWVKDLLQPAVENPEALAKFIHSRTGGNPFFTQASLAFLHDFGLILFDQRSDCWRWTMETAGVAGLPEDVVELFRLRLLRLDQGSRDLLARAACLGSHFDLGSLAVISGRSPDECRSLLLATQEMVVPTAGDDAPPGFMFVHDRVQQAAYGLIPSEDLPSVRLEIGRLLLARLGPEQLAERLFEVAEHLNIGQLLIEDTAEQVQAVELNVAAACKARAATAYRAALQFHRAAGHFLAIPSFAEHLWSTRHELALSLLQEWAESEFLEGDRTAAEQCVEQAAAHARTPIEKAGVLNILIVQNTLLARYPEAIAAGQLALAALGIILPEKGYETACETEIDLVRRSLMGRSVASLADLPVMNHPEMRMAAKILITMGPPCYRSHQRLWGVIVPKVVNLTLRYGNIEQVGYSHPAFAGLLCWVANDLALAREFGELATRLMTHTFHSPSDRSVYALMFGSSVRHWFHPLKRGSEDYAEACEIGLQSGNLQYTAYAFGHNMYCRFYQGVALDDLIEESQRSLAFTRTRFNQWAIDLLEGGLRIFSSLSDAEENTSGCESLSEVDYLGAVEAHRNIQVTCIYKILKTFSLLLLGRYDAALEMSGQAEAILYTVGMQGLLPWPEHRFARLLILTALAPDADERRQAERRAELEWIIAQLRLWTDYCPENFEHQYQLAAAELARLDRRATEAMACYEQAIDRAGAGGFVQWEGIANERAARFWQECGSGRLAQIYWQQAYICFERWGSKAKLQAMENEYRRWLESELTHSPDIDDMPAEQTRNTLLEKQVQRLRRLALQSARAQMQIEVERQAGEQVRATEHLRAEVAERKRAEEALRLAKESAEEGLQKERTLMAAIVESSEDAIIGKTLDGIVTSWNRAAEKVFGYTAEDIIGQSALVLIPAERRDEEDILLAAIGSGKSVKPYETERVCKDGRRIDISVTVSPIRDKAGRVVGASKIARDITERKKMENALRESELYARSLIRELELSQTELQRFAEISAHHLQEPARRLVSYAQRLRIRLGDRLDDEEARQSLIYIEQSGVLMRDLVRGIEHYLSAGVPRGQVAMQDTASILAELSRRFAPRLAAADATLETGVLPLVLLDKPRFIDLLEVLLDNALTHRLPEAQTRIRVSGGQRETVTYLRVEDNGPGIPAEYRTRVFEVFERLATRPAGGIGIGLAIARRIVESMGGNIEIETSPLGGIAVVFELPVTLKAAFTNKLCSGQSLSKPVRPDNQGFQA
- a CDS encoding uroporphyrinogen decarboxylase family protein, translating into MPPETPHCEMTSMERVMTTIGLHEPDRVPLFLPLTVQGAAEMGVPLQEYFRSPRLMAESQLRFRQRYGNDFLCGPSYSAVEFEAFGGEVRFYDRGPPNAGEPIVRSPDDIAGLGVPRIEECPALCRLLEAQSLLSAAAKGAVPVVGVVVSPFSLPVMQMGFPAYLQMLMDAPEALEPLWSINETFCVAWANAQLAAGATALVYSDPVSSSTILTPELYRRLGQPIARRTLARIAGPTVTHFASGRALSILPDVLATGTQGVAISADDDLAAVKAAVGRRASIFGNLNGLAMLHWNEAEAERQVKNAIAAAGVGGGFVLTDHHGEIPFDVPDAVLLAVAESVRRWGQYPLTWVDAWRASR
- a CDS encoding response regulator codes for the protein MSQAEPIRVLLVEDEPGDAQLTQIALRQASLARFAVTWVGSISEAQQQLAVSRFDVLLLDLTLPDSEGLETVRAARQLAKAIPIIILTGRDDTDFALKALDAGATDYMVKGDFGHKGLTRSIHYALHRMEMEAHNRLLMNAISTAPSGIIITDRDAHIEWANPAFSRLTGYTMEEARGHRPAELVKSGEQDNAFYEAMWRRILAGQVWRGELINKRKDGSLYHQELIISPVREETGEIGHFVGITQDISERRRAEMELARANRALRMLSDFNQALIRITEETALLSEVCRIAIEVGGYRMAWVAFAEQDETKTLRPMAHAGFDAGYIDLFQLGWADSEHGQRPAVIAIRTGKPCLVRDIQGDPSFASFQDEALQRGYQAVIALPLISEDKTYGALSVYAGEGNAFDDREAGVLNELANDLAFGITALRSQAERKRAEEELIRYKDQLEETIRQRTGELLLARDAAEAANHAKTLFLANMSHELRTPLNAILGFSSMMRRDPGATESQRGNLDVINRSGEHLLSLINDVLEMAKIEAGRQQLVIAPFDLGGMVRDVATMMQLRAREKGLQLLLDQDSDFPRYIKGDEARLRQILVNLVSNAVKFTEQGGVTIRLGVKRCALPTLVVEVEDSGPGISPEDRQRLFEPFVQLAEGAMQRGTGLGLSITRQFVQLMGGTIAVESMPGKGSRFRVELPVEAASIADTVKPEHNKHGDVVGLAPGQPGYRILIAEDQYENQLLLSRLMTAIGLDVKVVENGEQCVKLFQDWHPDLIWMDRRMPVMNGEEAARCIRRLPEGQTVKIVAVTASAFMEQQQEMLDAGMDDFVRKPYRFEEIYDSLARQLGVKYLYHSDMAAEYSMPVTLTSSMLIELPEALREELREALESLDSERIGSAIQQAGKTDVELSRILFLLAENFDYPAILNALHETGSV
- a CDS encoding sensor histidine kinase yields the protein MASIPLKPGLRLAVCAFFADEIKAALAAEGRSDVEIVPIRGACDDRPCSAFTEEIPPQPTLPTLRLMGACSGLPACPATLASCFELVLGVGAVTELLARGAHLLTPSMVRVWPETTLCRDMTPEQLRAYYTESVRAWVVIDLGAASLTEAEGAIFASATGVPLETLPAGLDLLRATLSNTLLRWELQETNTRYTWQIAENQHRLADFTMAYDFIGRLMPYQGEQCIIGDILELFTVLCAPRAVHLLLSGDNDAWQYFSHPAGSGNSDMLLRLLQRPEPHGVLDTIQGFYFHIIYGEQTMGLVAVEEILNAERQRAYLNLALLLMPVLRVAIANARTYDRLCDTERALRASQAELEQRVEERTAELTMEITERKQTEEALRESALYARSLIEASLDPLVTIGADGRIMDVNASTENATGVTRGRLIGSDFSDYFTEPEKARAGYRQVFEQGSVTDYPLAIRHASGKLTDVLYNTTLYRDIQGNVAGIFAAARDITTRKKVEEELKRSNAELDQFAYAVSHDMRQPLRMVTSYMSLIEKALDEQLDEDTRQYMIFAIDGATRMDRMILAMLDYSRIGRKTDPITPVSSREVLDEALTMLKPGITSGAATVEVTGDWPELVASRDELMRLLQNLIGNALKYHEPDQPPRVEVHAAATPTLFRVTIRDHGIGIDPNQSERLFKVFSRLQARTRFEGAGIGLALCRKIVEHHGGRIGVESAGEGCGSTFWFELPLKSAAEKS